The following are encoded together in the Pontibacter liquoris genome:
- a CDS encoding inositol monophosphatase family protein produces the protein MNLSQLSQNLNILARSTGSFILNEARNFDRSKVEKKGFNDLVSYVDKQAEEKLVEGLRKLLPEAGFVTEEETASTLGERYNWIIDPLDGTTNFTHGLPVYCVSVGLTDGAEVVLGVVYDPNRDECFSAFKGGGAFLNDNPIHVSAATALKDALIATGFPYYDFNLMQQYLQIMAGFMNNSHGVRRLGSAALDLVYVACGRVEGFFEYNLNSWDVAAGVLIVQEAGGHVSKFTEGGDYVFGREVVASNGAIHAEMLATIAEHWNKDA, from the coding sequence ATGAACCTCAGCCAGCTTTCGCAGAACCTGAACATACTTGCCCGCAGCACAGGCTCCTTTATTTTGAATGAAGCCCGTAATTTTGACCGCTCCAAAGTGGAGAAGAAGGGCTTTAACGATCTGGTATCGTACGTGGACAAGCAGGCAGAAGAGAAGTTGGTGGAAGGACTCCGGAAGCTGCTGCCCGAAGCAGGCTTTGTTACCGAAGAAGAAACCGCTTCTACCCTGGGCGAGCGCTATAACTGGATCATCGACCCGCTGGACGGCACGACCAACTTCACCCACGGCCTGCCTGTTTACTGCGTAAGCGTGGGCCTGACAGATGGTGCCGAGGTGGTGCTGGGCGTAGTATACGACCCGAATCGCGACGAATGCTTTTCGGCTTTTAAAGGTGGCGGCGCGTTCTTAAACGACAACCCGATCCATGTATCGGCGGCCACGGCGCTGAAAGATGCCCTGATTGCCACCGGCTTTCCGTATTACGACTTTAACCTGATGCAGCAATACCTGCAGATAATGGCCGGCTTTATGAACAACTCGCATGGCGTGCGCCGGCTGGGCTCCGCTGCCCTGGACCTGGTGTATGTGGCCTGCGGCCGCGTAGAGGGCTTTTTTGAGTATAACCTGAATTCCTGGGATGTGGCTGCGGGCGTGCTGATCGTGCAGGAGGCGGGAGGCCATGTGTCCAAATTTACCGAAGGGGGCGATTATGTTTTCGGCCGCGAAGTGGTAGCCAGCAATGGCGCCATCCATGCCGAAATGCTCGCCACCATTGCCGAACACTGGAACAAAGACGCTTAA
- a CDS encoding 4a-hydroxytetrahydrobiopterin dehydratase, translated as MWQEKENKLTRSLTFKDFRQAMAFMNQVADEAETLNHHPWWSNVYNKVEIELTTHDAGNTVTAKDRQLAQRIDAIYDNMKSSES; from the coding sequence ATGTGGCAGGAAAAAGAGAACAAGTTAACACGCAGCCTCACCTTCAAGGATTTCAGGCAGGCCATGGCGTTTATGAACCAGGTGGCCGACGAGGCCGAAACCCTCAACCATCACCCGTGGTGGAGCAACGTGTACAACAAGGTCGAAATAGAACTTACCACCCATGATGCCGGCAACACGGTAACAGCAAAAGACCGCCAACTGGCCCAGCGCATCGATGCGATCTACGACAACATGAAGAGTTCCGAATCATAA
- the tatC gene encoding twin-arginine translocase subunit TatC, translating into MMDQVDQRYIGEKEEEVHKEMSFVDHLEELRWHIIRAVGSIVVFATAAFLAKGFVFHDIILGPSRPDFLSYRLLCRLGQQIGSSALCIDKLGFTIQSREMSGQLTMHIMASLIIGLACAFPYAFWEIWRFIRPGLYSQERKSSEGAVFFVSILFAMGLCFGYFLVAPISINFLAGYQVDPSITNQFDLSSYVSTLTTLCLACAFMFEMPVVVFFLTKAGLVTPEFMKLYRRHAIIVILVIAAIITPPDVISQMMVGLPLLLLYEVSIGVSSHIRKSDIKRLNKENTTNNGL; encoded by the coding sequence ATGATGGATCAGGTGGATCAACGGTATATCGGAGAAAAAGAGGAAGAAGTGCACAAAGAGATGTCTTTTGTAGACCATCTCGAAGAGTTGCGCTGGCATATCATCAGGGCAGTAGGATCTATTGTGGTGTTTGCAACGGCCGCTTTTCTGGCCAAGGGGTTTGTGTTCCATGATATCATCCTAGGCCCTTCGCGGCCTGATTTCCTGAGCTACCGGCTGCTGTGCCGGTTAGGCCAGCAGATCGGCTCTTCGGCCCTGTGCATCGATAAGCTGGGCTTTACGATCCAGAGCCGCGAAATGAGCGGCCAGCTGACCATGCACATCATGGCCTCGCTCATCATCGGCCTGGCCTGTGCCTTTCCGTATGCATTCTGGGAGATCTGGCGCTTTATCCGGCCTGGCCTTTACTCTCAGGAACGTAAAAGCTCGGAGGGCGCCGTGTTCTTCGTGTCCATCCTGTTTGCCATGGGCCTGTGCTTTGGCTACTTTCTGGTGGCGCCGATTTCCATTAACTTCCTGGCAGGTTACCAGGTCGATCCGTCTATTACCAACCAGTTCGACCTTTCGTCCTACGTATCCACGCTCACGACTCTTTGCCTTGCCTGCGCCTTTATGTTCGAGATGCCGGTTGTCGTGTTTTTCCTGACAAAGGCTGGCCTGGTTACGCCGGAGTTCATGAAACTATACCGCCGCCATGCCATCATCGTGATCCTGGTTATTGCCGCCATTATCACACCGCCGGACGTGATCAGCCAAATGATGGTGGGCTTGCCGCTGTTGCTGCTCTACGAGGTAAGTATCGGCGTATCGAGCCACATCCGCAAGAGTGATATCAAACGCTTAAACAAAGAAAATACAACCAATAATGGCCTATAA
- the rsmI gene encoding 16S rRNA (cytidine(1402)-2'-O)-methyltransferase: MQEQEKTNLYLVPTPIGNLEDITLRAIRVLKEVDVILAEDTRTSGKLLHHLGIEKRMHSHHLHNEHKATAHLVDRLKAGEVMALISDAGTPGISDPGFYLVRECLKHDLKIECLPGATAFVPALVKSGFSTDRFTFEGFLPVKKGRQTRLQSLAAEERTMIFYESPHRLLKTLTQFKEYFGGERYASVSREISKMFEETLNGTLDELIHLFTTKAIKGEFVVVVQGCK, translated from the coding sequence ATGCAGGAACAGGAAAAGACAAACTTATACTTGGTGCCCACGCCCATCGGCAACCTGGAGGATATCACGTTGCGCGCCATCCGCGTGCTCAAAGAAGTGGATGTGATACTGGCCGAGGACACGCGCACCAGCGGCAAGCTGCTGCACCACCTGGGCATTGAAAAGCGCATGCACAGCCACCACCTCCACAACGAGCACAAAGCTACCGCCCATTTGGTGGACAGGCTGAAGGCAGGCGAGGTGATGGCCCTGATCTCGGATGCGGGCACGCCCGGCATTTCAGACCCGGGTTTTTACCTGGTGCGCGAGTGCCTCAAGCACGACCTCAAAATTGAGTGCCTGCCGGGAGCAACGGCCTTTGTGCCGGCGCTGGTAAAATCCGGCTTCAGCACCGACCGTTTTACCTTCGAGGGGTTTCTGCCTGTTAAAAAAGGCCGCCAGACGCGCCTGCAAAGCCTGGCCGCAGAGGAGCGCACCATGATCTTTTATGAGTCGCCGCACCGCCTGCTCAAAACACTGACCCAGTTTAAAGAGTATTTCGGCGGGGAGCGCTACGCCTCTGTTTCACGTGAAATCTCTAAAATGTTTGAAGAAACCCTAAACGGTACCCTAGATGAACTTATCCATCTCTTCACAACCAAAGCAATCAAGGGCGAATTCGTCGTGGTGGTTCAGGGTTGTAAATAG
- a CDS encoding SDR family oxidoreductase — protein sequence MENKPESLPAQEQEKQPGDQYKMKPEPEVIRKSYKGSEKLQNKVALITGGDSGIGRSVAVHFAREGADVAIVYLNENKDAQDTKKLVEKEGRKCLIIAGDVGDEAFCQQAVQQAVSELGKLDILVNNAAEQHEQQDLKDITKEQLQRTFQTNIFGMFYVTKAALEHLPEGSCIINTTSITSYRGSEHLMDYASTKGAITAFTRSLSGNLAEKKIRVNAVAPGPIWTPLIPASFDAKKVKEFGQDTPMKRPGQPSEVAPAYVFLASEDASYITGQVIHINGGSQIGS from the coding sequence ATGGAAAACAAACCAGAATCTTTGCCTGCACAGGAGCAGGAAAAACAGCCGGGCGATCAGTACAAGATGAAGCCGGAGCCGGAAGTGATCCGCAAATCCTATAAAGGAAGCGAGAAGTTACAGAACAAAGTAGCCCTGATTACGGGGGGCGATAGCGGCATAGGACGCTCGGTGGCCGTGCATTTTGCCCGCGAAGGCGCCGATGTGGCTATTGTGTACCTCAACGAAAACAAAGATGCCCAGGACACGAAAAAGCTGGTGGAAAAAGAAGGCCGCAAATGCCTGATTATCGCCGGCGATGTGGGCGACGAGGCGTTTTGCCAGCAGGCGGTGCAACAGGCCGTCAGCGAATTGGGCAAGCTGGACATCCTGGTGAATAATGCCGCCGAGCAGCATGAGCAGCAGGACCTGAAAGATATCACCAAAGAACAGCTGCAGCGCACGTTCCAGACGAATATTTTCGGGATGTTTTACGTGACAAAAGCGGCCCTGGAACACCTGCCCGAAGGCAGCTGCATTATCAATACCACCTCCATTACCTCGTATCGCGGCAGTGAACACCTGATGGATTATGCCTCTACCAAAGGAGCCATTACGGCCTTTACGCGCTCGCTTTCAGGTAACCTGGCCGAAAAGAAGATCCGCGTCAACGCGGTGGCACCGGGCCCGATCTGGACACCCCTCATTCCGGCCTCTTTTGATGCCAAAAAGGTGAAGGAATTCGGTCAGGATACGCCCATGAAGCGCCCGGGACAACCCTCCGAAGTAGCGCCCGCTTATGTGTTCCTGGCCTCAGAAGATGCCTCCTATATTACGGGCCAGGTGATCCATATAAACGGCGGCTCGCAGATCGGATCTTAA
- a CDS encoding metallophosphoesterase: MARYALTDIHGCARTLKAMVEEQLKLQKTDELYILGDLVNKGPDSKGVIDFILHLQAQRYQVLCLRGNHDQMLLKAAKNGPKDLRLTQTEKELVLQSFAIADFEHLPKKYVRFLKELPYYFELPDYYLVHAGFDFKQDDIFRDKDAMLNIRGYEVDWSKISNKKLLHGHTPTALHSIKKGISHKDGRLNLDAGCVYYRNAAYGNLVALDLDTQALYVQPNVDRPYAVARKS, encoded by the coding sequence ATGGCTCGTTACGCCTTAACCGATATTCACGGCTGCGCCCGTACCCTGAAAGCAATGGTGGAGGAGCAGCTAAAGCTCCAGAAAACGGATGAGCTTTATATTCTGGGAGACCTTGTGAACAAAGGCCCCGATAGCAAAGGCGTCATCGACTTCATCCTGCATCTCCAGGCGCAGCGCTACCAGGTATTGTGCCTGCGCGGCAACCACGACCAGATGTTGCTGAAAGCCGCCAAAAATGGCCCCAAAGACCTGCGGCTTACCCAAACAGAAAAAGAACTGGTGTTGCAGAGCTTTGCTATTGCAGATTTTGAGCACCTGCCCAAAAAGTATGTCCGGTTCTTAAAAGAGCTCCCCTACTACTTCGAGCTGCCGGATTACTACCTGGTGCATGCCGGTTTTGACTTTAAGCAGGACGATATCTTCCGGGATAAAGATGCCATGCTCAACATACGGGGCTATGAGGTGGACTGGAGCAAGATCAGTAACAAGAAACTCCTGCACGGCCACACGCCTACCGCTCTGCATAGTATAAAAAAAGGCATCAGCCACAAAGATGGCCGCCTGAACCTCGACGCTGGCTGCGTATACTACCGCAATGCCGCCTACGGCAACCTGGTAGCCCTGGACCTGGACACGCAGGCGCTCTACGTGCAGCCCAATGTGGACCGACCTTACGCTGTCGCTCGCAAAAGTTAA
- a CDS encoding ABC transporter permease, with amino-acid sequence MNVPFLIAKRYFFSRKKRNIISIISNIAMIGVAVGTMALIVVLSVFNGLEDLIREIYSSFDPDLKISAAEGKSFETDTEFMNRIRHTPGVLVVSEVIEDNALLRYNDRQMVVKVKGVSDNFFQQNKIDSAVVEGHSQLTLNDTYYALVGRGVQYQLSIRPTNKFVPLQFLYPRNAKFNPLNPEGAFNSMNIAPGGIFAIERQYDDAYVFVPLNFAEELLEYGRRRTSLEIKVDEAYSTEQVKRSLQEILGSKFKVQNSDEQHTSLLRAVKVEKLFVFVTFAFILFIASLNIFFSLSMLVIDKKKDIAILASMGATAKTIRNIFLLEGALVACIGAAYGLTAGMLVCNLQQAFGLVSMGMATSVVEAYPVKMQVQDFVLTGLAIILITLLVSVRPARKAAAMSVTENL; translated from the coding sequence ATGAACGTCCCTTTTCTGATAGCGAAGCGATATTTCTTCTCCAGGAAGAAGAGGAACATCATCAGCATTATTTCCAACATTGCCATGATCGGCGTGGCGGTGGGCACCATGGCCCTGATCGTGGTGCTCTCGGTGTTTAACGGCCTGGAAGACCTGATCCGCGAGATCTACTCCAGCTTTGATCCGGACCTGAAGATCTCGGCTGCAGAAGGTAAATCGTTTGAGACCGATACCGAGTTTATGAACCGCATCCGCCATACGCCCGGTGTGCTGGTGGTGTCGGAAGTGATCGAAGACAACGCCCTGCTGCGCTACAACGACCGCCAGATGGTGGTGAAGGTAAAAGGCGTAAGCGACAATTTCTTTCAGCAGAACAAGATCGACTCGGCGGTGGTGGAAGGCCACAGCCAGCTGACCCTCAACGACACGTATTATGCCTTGGTGGGGCGCGGGGTGCAGTACCAGCTCTCCATCCGGCCGACCAACAAGTTTGTGCCGCTGCAGTTCCTCTACCCGCGCAACGCCAAGTTTAACCCGCTCAACCCCGAAGGCGCTTTTAACAGCATGAACATTGCCCCCGGCGGCATTTTTGCCATCGAGCGGCAGTATGACGATGCCTATGTGTTTGTGCCCCTTAACTTTGCCGAAGAATTGCTGGAGTATGGCCGCCGCCGCACATCGCTGGAAATTAAGGTGGATGAGGCCTATAGCACGGAGCAGGTAAAGCGCTCGCTGCAGGAAATACTCGGCAGCAAATTTAAAGTGCAGAACTCCGATGAGCAGCACACTAGCCTGCTGCGGGCCGTGAAGGTGGAGAAGCTGTTTGTGTTCGTCACCTTTGCCTTTATCCTCTTTATCGCCTCGCTTAACATCTTCTTCTCTCTTTCCATGCTCGTGATCGACAAGAAGAAAGACATTGCCATACTTGCTTCCATGGGAGCTACGGCCAAAACCATCCGCAATATCTTTTTGCTGGAGGGCGCACTAGTGGCCTGTATCGGGGCCGCTTATGGCCTAACGGCCGGCATGCTGGTGTGCAACCTGCAGCAGGCTTTCGGGCTGGTAAGTATGGGCATGGCCACCTCGGTGGTAGAAGCTTACCCGGTAAAAATGCAGGTGCAGGATTTTGTACTCACCGGGCTGGCCATTATCCTCATCACGCTGCTCGTTTCGGTGCGGCCGGCGCGCAAAGCGGCCGCCATGTCGGTTACCGAAAACCTGTAG
- a CDS encoding class I SAM-dependent methyltransferase, with amino-acid sequence MQYDPIKRVLGDVFNKTPFLRRVFYNLLDLLLLRTWHVHKELRTWAAGRRDKEQHILDAGSGFGQYTYYLSGMSSKWNVLAVDVKEEQISDSNIFIRAIGRHNVLFRIGDLVQYREPDHYDLILSVDVMEHILEDVEVFRNFQASLRPGGMLLISTPSDQGGSDVHGDDETSFIEEHVRDGYNIREIEDKLRLAGFRKVEARYSYGKPGQISWRLSMKYPMLLLNTSKLFFVVLPFYYLVTFPFSLLLNWLDVNGKHPSGTGLIVKAWK; translated from the coding sequence ATGCAGTACGATCCTATCAAGCGGGTTCTTGGCGATGTATTTAACAAGACCCCGTTTCTGCGCCGTGTTTTTTATAACCTCCTCGACCTGCTGCTGCTGCGCACCTGGCATGTGCACAAAGAGCTGCGCACCTGGGCAGCCGGCCGGCGCGACAAAGAGCAGCATATTTTAGATGCCGGCTCCGGCTTCGGGCAGTATACGTATTACCTTTCCGGCATGAGCAGCAAGTGGAATGTGCTGGCCGTGGATGTAAAGGAAGAACAGATATCGGACAGCAACATCTTTATCAGGGCCATTGGCCGCCACAATGTGTTGTTCCGTATCGGCGATCTGGTGCAATACCGCGAGCCCGACCATTACGACCTGATCCTGTCGGTGGATGTGATGGAGCATATTCTGGAAGACGTGGAGGTGTTCCGTAACTTTCAGGCATCGTTGCGCCCGGGCGGTATGCTGCTCATCTCCACGCCTTCAGACCAGGGCGGCTCGGATGTGCATGGCGATGACGAAACATCGTTTATAGAGGAGCACGTTCGCGATGGCTACAACATCCGCGAGATAGAAGATAAACTCCGGCTGGCCGGCTTCCGGAAAGTGGAAGCGCGCTATTCGTATGGCAAACCGGGGCAGATCTCCTGGCGCCTGTCAATGAAATACCCGATGCTGCTGCTCAACACGTCCAAACTATTCTTTGTGGTTCTGCCGTTCTATTACCTGGTCACGTTTCCATTCAGCTTGCTACTAAACTGGCTGGATGTAAATGGCAAACACCCGTCCGGCACCGGCCTGATCGTGAAAGCCTGGAAGTAG
- the rpiB gene encoding ribose 5-phosphate isomerase B — MAYKIAIGGDHAGYTYKGMLKEVLAQLGHQVQDFGPNSDASVDYPDHVHPLAKAVVNKEVDFGILICGSGNGVAITANKYAQIRAALCWKTELAKLAREHNDANVLCIPARFVSEQEAADMVRIFLSTAFEGGRHQTRVDKIANC, encoded by the coding sequence ATGGCCTATAAAATCGCAATCGGAGGAGACCACGCCGGTTATACATACAAAGGGATGCTGAAAGAGGTGCTGGCCCAGCTGGGGCACCAGGTACAGGATTTCGGACCGAATTCCGATGCTTCAGTGGATTACCCGGACCATGTGCACCCGCTGGCTAAAGCCGTTGTTAACAAAGAAGTCGATTTCGGCATCCTGATCTGTGGCAGCGGCAATGGCGTGGCTATTACGGCAAACAAGTATGCGCAAATACGTGCAGCCCTGTGCTGGAAAACAGAGCTGGCCAAATTGGCCCGCGAGCATAACGATGCCAACGTGCTCTGCATTCCGGCCCGTTTTGTATCTGAGCAGGAAGCAGCCGACATGGTCCGCATCTTTCTGAGCACCGCTTTTGAAGGCGGCCGCCATCAGACCCGCGTGGATAAGATCGCCAACTGCTAA
- the glyA gene encoding serine hydroxymethyltransferase, translating into MQKDTAIFDLIAQEKARQTHGIELIASENFVSEQVMRAMGSEMTNKYAEGLPGKRYYGGCEIVDQAEQLAIDRAKELFGVEWVNVQPHSGAQANAAVMLAVLQPGDKILGFDLSHGGHLTHGSPVNFSGKLYSPSFYGVEKETGLIDWDKVAEAARREQPKLIICGASAYSRDWNYKKLREAADEVGALLLADISHPSGLIARGLLNNPFEYCHIVTTTTHKTLRGPRGGMIMMGKDFENPFGLKTPKGETRMMSSVLDGAVFPGTQGGPLEHVIAAKAVSFFEALSDEYLAYVKQVQQNAQAMAKAFLDRGYDIISGGTDNHMMLIDLRSKGLTGKLAENTLVKADITINKNMVPFDDKSPFVTSGMRVGTAAITTRGLKESDMVRIVELIDTVLMNHDNEEKISAVRQEVNNWMQQYPLFAE; encoded by the coding sequence ATGCAAAAAGACACTGCTATATTTGACCTGATCGCCCAGGAAAAAGCTCGCCAGACGCATGGTATTGAGCTGATTGCCTCTGAAAACTTTGTTTCGGAACAGGTTATGCGCGCCATGGGCAGCGAAATGACAAACAAGTATGCCGAAGGCCTGCCGGGCAAGCGGTATTATGGCGGTTGTGAGATCGTGGATCAGGCCGAGCAGCTGGCCATCGACCGTGCCAAAGAACTCTTCGGGGTAGAATGGGTGAACGTGCAGCCGCACTCCGGTGCGCAGGCCAATGCCGCCGTGATGCTGGCTGTGCTGCAGCCAGGCGATAAGATTCTGGGTTTTGACCTGTCGCATGGCGGCCACCTGACACACGGCTCGCCGGTTAACTTTTCTGGTAAACTGTACAGCCCTTCGTTTTATGGCGTAGAAAAAGAGACCGGCCTCATCGACTGGGATAAAGTTGCCGAAGCAGCCCGCCGCGAGCAGCCGAAGCTCATCATTTGCGGTGCCTCGGCTTACAGCCGCGACTGGAACTATAAAAAACTGCGCGAGGCTGCCGACGAAGTAGGCGCCCTGCTGCTGGCCGACATTTCGCACCCTTCCGGCCTTATCGCCCGCGGGTTGCTCAACAATCCTTTTGAGTATTGCCATATTGTTACCACCACCACGCATAAAACCCTGCGCGGCCCACGTGGCGGCATGATTATGATGGGCAAGGACTTTGAAAATCCTTTCGGTTTGAAAACGCCCAAAGGCGAAACCCGCATGATGTCGTCTGTACTGGATGGCGCCGTTTTCCCGGGTACACAGGGCGGGCCGCTGGAGCACGTGATCGCTGCTAAAGCTGTCTCTTTCTTCGAAGCTCTTTCTGACGAGTACCTGGCCTATGTAAAGCAGGTGCAGCAAAATGCGCAGGCCATGGCCAAAGCATTTTTAGACCGCGGCTACGATATTATTTCTGGCGGTACAGACAACCACATGATGCTCATCGACCTGCGCTCCAAGGGCCTTACAGGCAAGTTGGCCGAGAACACGCTGGTAAAAGCCGACATCACCATCAACAAGAACATGGTGCCTTTCGACGATAAATCGCCGTTTGTGACCTCGGGTATGCGCGTAGGCACAGCTGCCATTACCACGCGTGGCCTGAAAGAAAGCGACATGGTGCGCATAGTGGAGTTGATTGATACAGTGCTGATGAACCACGACAACGAGGAGAAGATCAGTGCCGTGCGCCAGGAAGTAAACAACTGGATGCAGCAGTATCCTTTATTTGCAGAGTAA
- the lnt gene encoding apolipoprotein N-acyltransferase: MNLSISSQPKQSRANSSWWFRVVNSRFILPLLALATGVILWLGWPVKPLAFFLFFGLVPLLYMEHLIVAQQKHKSPGFTFFKYSYLALLFWNLFTTWWVMHSTLPGGIAAVVFNALFQSAPVMAFYFTKKYLGRTIGYLSFIVYWVAFEQFHLSWDLSWPWLTLGNGFATLNQWVQWYEYTGFLGGSVWVLAVNVLFFQAVRQYPQQPVAWKKMVLPLLLILVPIAISYAILANYKEQGQEVEVVVVQPNIDPYHEKYTSLDNFIPYPEQMARLISLSEKQLTPNTKFVVWPETSLRIDEGFWEERMDSYPAIQQLKQFLQRHPGLELVAGIDTYTFYGDNKDASPTVRHLEGFGYYDSFNAGIHINTAGRIDLYHKSKLVPGVEKLPYPQFFKFLGPLAIDLGGTVGSVGSQDTRDVFTYKPQPSISAAPVICYESIYGDYVSEYVRNGASMIFVFTNDGWWSDSPGYKQHLQYATLRAIETRRSVARSANTGISAFINQKGEIVKRSGWWVQASLRDTIRSNQQMTFYSRTGEYIGHSALWATLLLFGSAVIMAFARRGVPAKNSD; this comes from the coding sequence ATGAACTTATCCATCTCTTCACAACCAAAGCAATCAAGGGCGAATTCGTCGTGGTGGTTCAGGGTTGTAAATAGCCGCTTTATACTTCCGCTGCTGGCCCTGGCTACCGGGGTGATCCTCTGGCTGGGCTGGCCGGTAAAGCCGCTGGCTTTTTTCCTGTTCTTCGGGCTGGTGCCGCTGCTGTACATGGAGCACCTGATCGTGGCGCAGCAGAAGCACAAATCGCCTGGCTTTACTTTTTTTAAGTATAGCTACCTGGCGCTGCTGTTCTGGAACCTGTTTACCACCTGGTGGGTAATGCACTCCACTTTGCCCGGCGGCATTGCGGCCGTGGTGTTTAACGCCCTTTTCCAGAGCGCCCCTGTGATGGCTTTTTATTTTACCAAGAAGTACCTGGGGCGCACCATCGGCTATCTTTCGTTTATCGTTTACTGGGTGGCTTTTGAGCAGTTTCACCTCAGCTGGGACCTTTCGTGGCCCTGGCTCACGCTGGGCAATGGCTTTGCCACGCTAAACCAATGGGTACAGTGGTATGAGTATACCGGTTTTCTGGGCGGCTCGGTGTGGGTGCTGGCAGTAAACGTGCTCTTTTTTCAGGCTGTGCGGCAATATCCGCAACAGCCTGTGGCCTGGAAAAAAATGGTGCTGCCGCTCTTGCTTATACTTGTCCCGATTGCGATCTCTTACGCCATACTTGCTAACTACAAGGAGCAGGGGCAGGAGGTGGAAGTAGTGGTGGTGCAGCCCAACATCGACCCGTATCACGAAAAATACACCAGCCTCGATAACTTTATTCCCTACCCCGAGCAGATGGCGCGCCTTATCAGCCTGTCAGAAAAGCAGCTTACGCCCAACACCAAATTCGTGGTATGGCCCGAAACTTCGCTGCGCATCGACGAGGGTTTCTGGGAGGAACGCATGGACTCGTACCCGGCCATTCAGCAATTAAAGCAATTCCTGCAGCGCCACCCGGGCCTGGAGCTGGTAGCCGGCATCGACACCTATACTTTTTACGGCGATAACAAAGATGCCAGCCCCACGGTGCGCCACCTGGAAGGCTTTGGCTACTACGACTCCTTTAATGCAGGCATCCACATCAACACGGCCGGCCGGATAGACCTGTATCATAAGTCTAAGCTAGTGCCCGGCGTGGAGAAGCTGCCTTATCCGCAGTTCTTCAAGTTCCTGGGGCCGCTGGCCATCGACCTGGGCGGCACGGTAGGGTCGGTCGGCAGCCAGGACACGCGCGACGTGTTTACCTACAAACCGCAGCCAAGTATAAGCGCGGCGCCCGTTATCTGCTACGAGTCCATCTATGGCGACTATGTGTCGGAGTATGTGCGCAACGGCGCCAGTATGATCTTTGTGTTTACCAATGATGGCTGGTGGAGCGACTCGCCGGGTTATAAGCAGCATCTGCAGTATGCCACTTTGCGAGCCATCGAAACGCGCCGTAGCGTAGCCCGCTCGGCCAATACCGGCATCTCGGCCTTTATCAACCAGAAAGGCGAGATCGTAAAGCGCTCCGGCTGGTGGGTGCAGGCATCCCTGCGCGATACGATTCGCTCGAACCAGCAGATGACGTTTTACAGCCGCACAGGCGAGTACATTGGGCACAGCGCCTTATGGGCCACCCTGCTGCTCTTTGGCTCTGCCGTAATCATGGCGTTTGCGCGCAGAGGCGTGCCGGCTAAAAACAGCGATTAA
- the rbfA gene encoding 30S ribosome-binding factor RbfA, whose translation MESKRQQKFSRLIQRELADIFQKEVPHLFNGAYISVSVVRVSPDLGLARVYLSVMMAPSAEAVLLEVRVNTKTIRHLLAQRIKSQVRIIPALNFYLDDSAEYAAHMDQIFNKLDIPPADENEGVDDETYPN comes from the coding sequence ATGGAAAGTAAAAGACAACAGAAGTTTTCGCGCCTGATCCAGAGGGAATTGGCCGACATATTTCAGAAGGAAGTGCCGCACCTGTTTAATGGTGCTTATATATCCGTGAGTGTGGTGCGGGTATCGCCTGACCTGGGCCTTGCCCGGGTATACCTGAGCGTGATGATGGCCCCCAGTGCCGAAGCTGTGCTGCTGGAGGTGCGGGTAAATACCAAAACCATCCGCCACCTGCTGGCCCAGCGCATCAAAAGCCAGGTGCGCATCATTCCGGCCCTTAATTTTTACCTGGACGACAGCGCTGAGTATGCCGCCCACATGGATCAGATCTTTAATAAACTCGATATCCCGCCAGCTGATGAGAACGAAGGCGTGGACGATGAAACATACCCTAACTAG